A genomic segment from Desulfurella amilsii encodes:
- a CDS encoding type II secretion system protein GspD, translated as MSKYLKYMFLCFLLSSCATSKEIAKNDFSIKSETQNASVPQQNVVSYEPQFETVSPANTQYISLIVKDADFKDVYYTIAKVAGLNLVIDSNLESITQKPKTPNMQREPYYQAPYNPYNPYNQNPPYSSNPGALYSPQFVGLNPTLPQNPNSVQTTHAPNIVKTPQTQPANIQQAPQAQNQQNQQQIYYVPLVTVSFKHTPIKEALDALSQSLNLVYEIKGKTLYVKEFGTKMFYLNFIASKKQANISVGGDVLGSASQSAASATGGSTSTPLTGEFKITDSIGTSSTDIYAQIENTLKAMLSKEGKYSLDPSIGLLLIRDKEENLNLISKYIQNLKSHYNSQVLLEVKIVEVDLNDSSSYGINWNALFRAANGHFTVQQNLSNIPENSLNALTSNSNSNYPPQIYAQTFPFSPGVFGTAAGVATNGSNMPTGIAATFNTNNFGVLLNALAQYGNVKIISNPRILVTNGQPALISVGKSISYIQSVQVTTTTVAGGTSTTQPTVNLNSVFDGVMLGVIPYINNSTNMVNLSITPIKSTLLSLTPTTIGQNSYTLPQVNLEEATTQISAKSDQMIVIGGLISKQISKSNTRVPLLGDIPIVGNLFKQNNESISNVELVILIKPVILKNE; from the coding sequence ATGTCAAAATACCTTAAGTATATGTTTTTGTGTTTTTTGCTGTCTTCGTGCGCTACAAGCAAAGAGATTGCAAAAAATGATTTCAGTATTAAATCAGAGACGCAAAACGCAAGTGTGCCTCAACAAAACGTAGTTTCATATGAGCCTCAATTTGAAACAGTTTCGCCAGCTAATACTCAGTATATCAGCTTAATTGTAAAAGACGCAGACTTTAAGGATGTTTACTATACAATAGCAAAGGTTGCAGGACTTAATTTGGTTATCGATTCAAACTTAGAAAGCATTACGCAAAAACCAAAAACACCCAATATGCAGCGCGAGCCATATTACCAAGCTCCTTACAATCCTTATAATCCATATAATCAAAATCCACCTTACAGCTCAAACCCAGGTGCTTTGTACTCACCGCAATTTGTTGGCCTAAACCCAACTTTACCTCAAAACCCTAACTCTGTGCAAACTACGCACGCGCCTAACATTGTAAAAACTCCCCAAACACAGCCAGCTAACATTCAACAGGCTCCACAAGCTCAAAATCAGCAAAATCAGCAGCAAATTTACTATGTGCCCCTGGTTACTGTATCGTTTAAGCATACACCCATTAAAGAAGCGCTTGATGCACTATCGCAATCTTTAAATTTAGTTTACGAAATAAAAGGCAAGACGCTTTATGTAAAAGAATTTGGCACAAAGATGTTTTATTTAAACTTTATAGCTTCGAAAAAACAGGCAAATATAAGTGTTGGCGGAGATGTACTAGGCAGTGCAAGCCAATCTGCAGCAAGTGCAACAGGTGGGTCTACTTCAACGCCACTGACTGGAGAATTTAAAATTACAGACTCAATAGGCACATCTTCAACAGACATTTATGCTCAGATAGAAAACACTCTTAAAGCAATGCTTTCTAAAGAAGGCAAATACTCACTTGATCCATCTATTGGTCTTTTGTTGATAAGAGACAAAGAAGAAAATTTAAACTTAATATCAAAATATATACAAAATTTAAAATCTCATTATAACTCTCAAGTATTATTGGAAGTAAAAATTGTTGAAGTAGACTTAAACGATTCATCAAGCTATGGGATTAACTGGAACGCCCTCTTTAGAGCGGCAAACGGTCATTTTACAGTGCAGCAAAATCTATCCAATATACCAGAAAATTCTTTAAATGCTCTTACATCAAATTCAAATTCAAATTATCCACCACAAATTTATGCTCAAACATTTCCCTTTAGTCCAGGTGTTTTTGGTACAGCTGCAGGTGTTGCAACAAATGGAAGCAATATGCCCACAGGTATAGCTGCCACATTTAATACAAACAACTTTGGTGTGCTGTTAAATGCGCTAGCCCAATACGGCAATGTAAAGATTATATCAAACCCGCGTATTTTGGTTACAAATGGTCAGCCTGCATTAATCAGCGTAGGAAAAAGCATTTCCTACATTCAGTCTGTGCAGGTTACCACTACAACTGTAGCAGGTGGTACTTCCACAACGCAGCCTACTGTCAATTTAAACAGCGTATTTGATGGGGTTATGTTGGGTGTTATCCCATACATTAATAATTCGACAAATATGGTTAATTTAAGTATTACACCTATTAAAAGCACTCTTTTGAGCCTAACGCCAACTACAATTGGTCAAAATTCATATACGCTCCCACAGGTAAATTTAGAAGAAGCTACAACTCAAATTTCAGCCAAAAGTGACCAGATGATAGTAATAGGTGGCCTTATAAGCAAGCAAATAAGCAAATCGAATACCCGTGTGCCTTTGCTTGGTGATATACCTATTGTAGGAAACTTGTTTAAGCAAAATAATGAATCCATAAGCAATGTTGAACTTGTAATATTAATAAAGCCTGTAATCTTAAAAAATGAGTAA
- a CDS encoding ExeA family protein → MNQEVLDFFKLSDNPFRLTPDLDFYFPSKSHTQVLEVLKYFFNSSEAFAAVVGEVGCGKTMLVRMLLENFLQNFETAVLISPILQPKELVLAILADLGVHIDSDLNLEVLLRQFQDYLLELSQKKKKLAIIIDEAQDLPNETLEQLRLLSNIETTKTKLMQILLVGQPEFDKKLSSYALRQLRQRISVYESLDQLSTAEALHYVLFRLSKVQKGDLSFTNVALKTIIRSSSGIPRLINTICSRTLFIAYSLNTNQINFAIVKEALQSLNIKLRFGF, encoded by the coding sequence GTGAATCAAGAAGTGCTTGATTTTTTTAAGTTAAGTGATAATCCATTTAGGCTGACGCCTGATTTGGATTTTTACTTCCCAAGCAAGTCTCATACGCAGGTACTTGAAGTATTAAAGTATTTTTTTAACTCAAGCGAAGCTTTTGCAGCAGTTGTGGGAGAGGTAGGATGCGGCAAAACGATGCTTGTTAGGATGTTGCTTGAAAATTTCCTGCAGAATTTTGAAACGGCAGTGCTAATCTCGCCAATTTTGCAGCCAAAAGAGCTTGTTTTGGCAATTTTGGCTGATTTGGGTGTTCACATTGACAGCGATCTTAACCTTGAAGTGCTTTTGAGGCAGTTTCAAGACTACCTTTTGGAGCTTTCTCAAAAGAAAAAAAAATTAGCCATTATTATTGATGAAGCGCAGGACTTGCCCAATGAGACGCTTGAGCAATTAAGGCTGTTATCAAATATAGAAACCACAAAAACTAAATTGATGCAAATTTTGCTTGTGGGCCAGCCCGAGTTTGACAAAAAACTCTCAAGCTATGCTTTACGCCAATTAAGGCAGCGCATAAGCGTTTATGAGTCATTAGATCAGTTATCTACAGCTGAGGCTTTGCATTATGTTTTGTTTAGATTATCAAAAGTCCAAAAAGGCGATCTGTCTTTTACTAATGTGGCGCTAAAAACCATTATTAGAAGCTCAAGCGGCATACCAAGGCTTATTAATACTATTTGTTCAAGGACACTTTTTATAGCATATTCGCTCAATACAAATCAAATAAATTTTGCTATAGTCAAGGAAGCTTTGCAAAGCTTGAATATAAAACTTAGGTTTGGGTTTTAA
- a CDS encoding type II secretion system F family protein, producing the protein MKYKIWAIDNEGNLIVRIITSPSQEALLSRIERDNLIPVKLKPVRFSFFEPKVKRKEIIEFCNNISLMVGGGISLLEALDEFALNTKNKRFRLITEEIIFDIRNGMSFSDALKRHKTFPDVVVHLVRIGEETGALSSVLKDASLHLQKIDDIVSNTKRALMYPLFVSVSMFGAAAFWLFYVLPKLTAVFSTMGLKLPLPTVLLIKTVAFLNHYYWVFPVIFGLIVAFIIGLRINEKGKILLGKIVYKLPIFGTLILTSNLAFFFEYEALLLRVGVSITNSLDIIKMTFKNLVFRLALENTNASIKNGLGLSESFRQNKIFEPFIVRMISAGEKTGELDKQMSYIANSYYMKVNRMVEVMEKTIEPIVLTIAGVFFFIIVLALIVPVYQLVSRMGAVR; encoded by the coding sequence ATGAAATATAAAATTTGGGCTATTGATAATGAAGGCAACTTAATAGTGCGAATTATAACAAGCCCGTCGCAAGAAGCTCTATTGTCTAGAATAGAAAGGGATAATTTAATACCAGTAAAATTAAAGCCTGTGAGATTTTCATTTTTTGAGCCAAAAGTTAAGCGCAAAGAAATTATAGAGTTTTGCAACAATATATCCCTGATGGTTGGTGGCGGTATATCGCTGCTTGAAGCACTGGATGAGTTTGCGTTAAATACAAAAAACAAGCGCTTTAGGCTTATAACAGAAGAGATTATTTTTGATATAAGAAACGGTATGAGTTTTTCCGATGCACTAAAGCGGCACAAAACTTTTCCAGATGTAGTTGTACATCTAGTTCGAATAGGCGAAGAAACAGGTGCGCTTTCAAGCGTTTTAAAAGATGCGAGCTTGCATTTGCAAAAAATCGATGATATTGTATCAAATACAAAGCGGGCCCTTATGTACCCTTTGTTCGTAAGCGTATCTATGTTTGGAGCTGCTGCGTTTTGGCTTTTTTATGTTTTGCCAAAATTAACTGCCGTATTTAGCACAATGGGGTTAAAACTGCCTTTGCCTACAGTTTTGCTTATAAAAACTGTGGCTTTTTTAAATCACTACTATTGGGTTTTTCCTGTAATTTTCGGTTTGATTGTCGCTTTTATTATAGGTTTGAGAATAAATGAAAAGGGCAAGATTTTATTGGGCAAAATAGTTTACAAATTGCCTATATTTGGCACTTTAATTTTGACAAGCAATTTAGCTTTTTTCTTTGAGTATGAAGCGTTGCTTTTGCGTGTGGGTGTATCTATTACGAACTCGCTTGATATAATAAAAATGACTTTTAAAAACCTTGTATTTAGGCTTGCACTGGAAAATACAAATGCAAGTATAAAAAATGGTCTGGGTTTAAGTGAATCATTTAGACAAAACAAAATATTTGAACCATTTATAGTAAGAATGATATCAGCAGGTGAAAAGACAGGCGAGCTTGATAAACAGATGAGCTATATTGCAAACTCATACTATATGAAAGTTAATCGTATGGTTGAGGTAATGGAAAAAACTATAGAACCAATAGTGCTTACTATAGCTGGCGTATTCTTTTTTATCATTGTACTTGCTTTAATTGTACCTGTATATCAACTTGTATCAAGAATGGGAGCAGTTAGGTGA
- a CDS encoding GspE/PulE family protein produces MTKKRLGELLKDDDYINDEHIKFALKEQKATGELLGEVLVRLGIVTDREIAQSLSEQFNLPFIDIKEIKPDTSAMRLINLNFCRQQKVFAFEKKDNTLNVAIANPDNERLFDLISRLTNLKPNFYIASQSDIQEAIETNYYLLEHPIEQDIEHVINAIKANPNTDINMEDFTRSIFILALNMRSSDIHITPTDKSLHVHFRIDGVLQLMYSMPYSITSRFISNIKVRAGMDISEQRKPQDGRISFEFLGKVYDMRVSTVRTIYGENVAIRILGASASLYSMPNLGFDSKDLAKLEIAFSKPYGIILISGPTGSGKTTTLYAALRRINALEKNIMTVEDPIEYKYPMARQTQVNELAGYDFSSAIVSFMRQDPDVMLIGEIRDSKTAQMAIRASMTGHLVLSTIHANDCIGIIPRLKDLGADSFLIASSLVAIVAQRLVRKLCPFCKEEVETSRDDMEFLSIDKPIKIYKKHGCPKCNFTGYIGRTVVSQILSINDTIRNLIAQDEPLYKIEKEAYESGMRTLLDDAKKKVIDGITDIEEVIRVFGR; encoded by the coding sequence CTATCAGAGCAATTTAATCTGCCGTTTATCGATATAAAAGAAATTAAGCCAGATACAAGCGCAATGAGGCTTATAAACTTAAATTTTTGCAGGCAGCAAAAGGTATTTGCTTTTGAAAAAAAAGACAATACGTTAAATGTTGCAATTGCAAACCCAGATAATGAGCGCTTATTTGATTTGATATCAAGGCTAACAAACCTAAAGCCAAATTTTTATATTGCAAGTCAAAGCGACATTCAAGAAGCGATTGAAACCAACTACTATCTTCTAGAACACCCCATTGAACAAGATATAGAGCACGTTATTAATGCCATTAAAGCAAATCCAAACACAGATATAAACATGGAAGACTTTACGCGCTCAATTTTTATATTGGCTCTTAATATGCGCTCAAGCGATATTCATATAACGCCTACGGATAAAAGTCTGCATGTGCATTTTCGCATTGATGGTGTATTGCAGCTTATGTATTCTATGCCATATAGCATTACAAGCCGTTTTATTTCAAACATAAAAGTAAGAGCTGGTATGGATATATCAGAGCAGAGAAAACCGCAGGATGGGCGCATAAGTTTTGAGTTTTTGGGTAAAGTTTACGATATGAGAGTCTCAACTGTGCGCACGATTTACGGTGAAAATGTAGCTATCCGCATACTTGGGGCAAGCGCTAGTTTGTATTCTATGCCCAATCTGGGTTTTGACAGCAAAGACCTTGCAAAATTAGAAATAGCTTTTTCCAAACCATACGGTATAATACTCATAAGTGGTCCAACAGGCAGTGGAAAAACAACCACGCTTTATGCAGCACTGCGCCGCATAAACGCTTTAGAAAAAAACATAATGACTGTAGAAGACCCAATTGAGTACAAATACCCAATGGCACGTCAAACGCAGGTAAACGAGCTTGCAGGGTATGATTTTTCAAGCGCTATTGTATCTTTTATGAGGCAGGATCCAGATGTAATGCTTATTGGTGAGATACGCGATTCAAAGACCGCTCAGATGGCTATTAGGGCTTCGATGACGGGCCATTTAGTGCTTTCTACGATTCATGCAAATGACTGCATAGGCATCATCCCACGATTAAAAGACTTAGGTGCAGACAGCTTTTTGATTGCAAGTTCACTGGTAGCTATAGTTGCCCAGAGGCTCGTTAGAAAGTTATGTCCATTTTGCAAAGAAGAAGTTGAAACTTCAAGGGACGATATGGAGTTTTTAAGCATTGATAAACCTATCAAAATATACAAAAAACACGGTTGTCCAAAATGCAATTTTACAGGCTATATTGGCCGAACTGTTGTTTCTCAGATTTTATCTATAAATGACACTATAAGAAATCTTATTGCTCAAGATGAGCCACTTTATAAAATAGAAAAAGAAGCTTATGAAAGCGGTATGAGGACACTCTTAGACGATGCAAAAAAGAAAGTTATAGATGGTATTACAGATATAGAAGAAGTCATAAGGGTATTTGGCAGATGA